A genomic stretch from Sphingomonas faeni includes:
- the miaB gene encoding tRNA (N6-isopentenyl adenosine(37)-C2)-methylthiotransferase MiaB produces MSPPKTFHVKSFGCQMNVYDGERMAELMAAQGLTQADAVDADVVVLNTCHIRERATEKVYSDIGRLRKDQRRKSGKTPMIAVAGCVAQAEGEEIFTRAKVDIVVGPQAYHNLPDLVAKAAAGTPSLDTDMPLLSKFGALPARRKVAPSAFLTVQEGCDKFCTYCVVPYTRGAEISRPFAAIVDEAKALVDAGAREITLLGQNVNAWSENANTPEGRGLHDLIRDLDRIPGLARIRYTTSHPNDMTQGLIDAHRDIESLMPFLHLPVQAGSDRVLKAMNRSHTRDSYLRLLDRVRAVRPDIALSGDFIVGFPGETDAEFEDTLSLVDAVGYAQAYSFKYSPRPGTPAASIVEQVPESVMDERLQRLQAALNRDQHAFNAATVGRTCTVLLERAGKLPGQLIGKSPWLQSVHLLGNHAIGDLVEVTLAAAGPNSLTGVERVREAA; encoded by the coding sequence ATGTCCCCTCCCAAAACCTTCCATGTAAAATCCTTCGGCTGCCAGATGAACGTCTATGACGGCGAGCGCATGGCGGAACTGATGGCCGCCCAGGGCCTCACGCAAGCCGACGCGGTCGACGCCGACGTCGTCGTCCTCAACACCTGTCACATCCGCGAACGCGCCACCGAAAAGGTCTATTCCGACATCGGCCGCCTCCGGAAGGACCAGCGCCGCAAGTCAGGCAAGACGCCGATGATCGCGGTCGCCGGCTGCGTCGCGCAGGCCGAGGGTGAGGAGATCTTCACCCGCGCCAAGGTCGATATCGTCGTCGGCCCGCAAGCCTATCACAACCTCCCCGACCTCGTCGCAAAGGCGGCCGCCGGCACGCCCTCGCTCGACACCGACATGCCGCTGCTGTCGAAGTTCGGCGCACTCCCCGCCCGCCGGAAGGTCGCCCCGTCGGCGTTCCTCACCGTGCAGGAAGGTTGCGACAAATTCTGCACCTACTGCGTCGTCCCCTACACGCGTGGCGCCGAAATCAGCCGCCCGTTCGCGGCGATCGTCGACGAGGCGAAGGCGCTAGTCGATGCCGGCGCGCGCGAAATCACGCTGCTCGGCCAGAACGTCAACGCCTGGTCCGAGAATGCCAATACTCCAGAAGGGCGCGGCCTACACGACCTGATCCGCGACCTCGACCGCATCCCCGGCCTCGCGCGCATCCGCTACACCACCAGCCACCCCAACGACATGACGCAAGGCCTGATCGACGCACACCGCGACATCGAGAGCCTGATGCCGTTCCTCCATCTCCCCGTGCAGGCCGGCAGCGACCGCGTGCTGAAAGCGATGAACCGCAGCCACACCCGCGACTCCTACCTCCGCCTGCTCGACCGCGTCCGCGCCGTCCGCCCCGACATCGCGCTGTCGGGAGACTTCATCGTCGGCTTCCCCGGCGAGACCGATGCCGAGTTCGAGGACACGCTGAGCCTGGTCGACGCGGTCGGCTACGCGCAGGCGTACAGCTTCAAATACAGCCCCCGCCCCGGCACCCCCGCGGCGTCGATCGTCGAACAGGTTCCGGAATCGGTCATGGACGAACGCCTCCAGCGCCTCCAGGCCGCGCTCAACCGCGACCAGCACGCCTTCAACGCCGCCACCGTCGGCCGCACCTGCACGGTCCTGCTCGAACGCGCAGGCAAACTCCCCGGCCAGCTGATCGGCAAGTCCCCCTGGCTGCAATCGGTCCACCTGCTCGGCAACCACGCGATCGGCGATCTGGTCGAAGTGACGCTCGCCGCAGCGGGCCCTAATTCGCTGACCGGTGTGGAGCGGGTGCGCGAGGCGGCATGA
- a CDS encoding putative signal transducing protein yields MGLVELGRYDRNAAYIVVGRLESEGIPAVAFDGGMSIGDGSALLIPVRVMVHEDDLATARAILPDN; encoded by the coding sequence ATGGGCCTAGTCGAATTGGGGCGGTATGACCGGAACGCCGCCTACATCGTCGTCGGCCGGCTGGAGAGCGAAGGCATACCCGCGGTTGCTTTCGATGGCGGCATGTCGATCGGCGATGGTAGCGCGTTGCTGATTCCGGTGCGGGTCATGGTTCATGAGGACGATCTGGCCACCGCGCGCGCGATCCTACCAGACAACTGA
- a CDS encoding Fur family transcriptional regulator, whose protein sequence is MPRKIDLEALCNEKGLRITEQRRVIARVLSEADDHPDVEKVYERASQIDPGISIATVYRTVRLFEEAGILDRHDFGDGRARYEPAPEAHHDHLIDVESGKVIEFVDPELEQLQKAIAEKLGFRLVDHRMELYGVALTRKD, encoded by the coding sequence ATGCCGCGCAAGATCGATCTGGAAGCACTCTGCAACGAGAAGGGCCTGCGCATCACCGAGCAGCGCCGCGTCATCGCACGCGTGCTGTCCGAGGCGGACGACCATCCCGACGTCGAGAAGGTCTATGAGCGCGCCTCGCAGATCGACCCCGGCATCTCGATCGCGACGGTCTACCGCACCGTCCGCCTGTTCGAGGAAGCCGGCATCCTTGACCGCCACGATTTCGGCGACGGCCGCGCGCGCTACGAGCCCGCGCCCGAAGCGCATCACGATCACCTGATCGACGTCGAGAGCGGCAAGGTCATCGAATTCGTCGATCCCGAACTCGAGCAGTTGCAGAAGGCGATCGCGGAGAAGCTGGGCTTCCGCCTGGTCGATCACCGCATGGAACTCTACGGCGTCGCCCTCACCCGCAAGGACTGA
- a CDS encoding lysophospholipid acyltransferase family protein has product MLALVLALPLHGAWRLFGRKSPWPPRFLGLVARIVGARARVEGTPLRHDVVFVSNHLSWIDILLLSGATGSAFVAKSELRDAPLVGWLCTLNHTIFVSRADRMAVTAQIAQIRDALAADWPVTLFPEGTTGDGVTLLPFKAALLAALDPPPPGVKVQPVRIDYGTATSELAWVGDEPGQHHAARVLKRKGSFVATLHFAEPFDPAEYGDRKAIAAEARRRMEALA; this is encoded by the coding sequence GTGCTGGCTCTGGTTCTGGCGCTGCCGTTGCATGGAGCGTGGCGACTGTTCGGGCGGAAGTCGCCATGGCCACCACGCTTCCTGGGGTTGGTCGCGCGGATCGTCGGCGCTCGGGCGCGCGTCGAGGGCACCCCGCTCCGCCACGACGTCGTCTTCGTCTCGAACCATCTGAGCTGGATCGACATCCTGCTCCTCTCCGGCGCGACCGGGAGCGCGTTCGTCGCAAAATCCGAACTTCGTGACGCCCCGCTGGTCGGCTGGCTCTGCACGCTCAACCACACCATCTTCGTCAGCCGCGCCGACCGCATGGCCGTAACCGCCCAGATCGCCCAGATCCGCGACGCGCTGGCGGCAGACTGGCCCGTCACCCTCTTCCCCGAAGGCACGACGGGAGACGGCGTTACCCTGCTCCCCTTCAAGGCCGCGCTGCTGGCCGCGCTCGACCCGCCCCCGCCGGGCGTGAAAGTCCAACCCGTCCGCATCGACTATGGCACGGCGACGAGCGAACTCGCCTGGGTCGGCGACGAACCCGGCCAACACCACGCCGCCCGCGTCCTGAAGCGCAAAGGCAGCTTCGTAGCAACGCTGCACTTCGCCGAACCCTTCGACCCAGCGGAATACGGCGACCGAAAAGCCATAGCCGCCGAAGCCCGCCGCCGCATGGAAGCGCTGGCCTAA
- a CDS encoding CcdB family protein produces MARFDVYAAPDGGYWLDCQSNLLSDLNSRFIVPLRLYAEAPGGDRRLNPVFAIHGTEYVMQTHLAAAISVKLLSEPTTSLVDHEYRIGSAIDMLTGSY; encoded by the coding sequence ATGGCGCGCTTCGACGTTTACGCTGCCCCCGACGGAGGGTATTGGCTCGACTGCCAGTCCAACTTGCTGTCGGACCTGAACAGTCGTTTCATCGTGCCTCTCCGATTGTATGCTGAGGCACCCGGTGGAGATCGACGGTTAAACCCGGTCTTCGCAATTCACGGCACCGAATACGTCATGCAGACGCACCTAGCAGCCGCGATCTCGGTAAAACTGCTGTCAGAGCCAACCACGTCACTTGTCGACCATGAATACCGTATTGGCAGCGCGATCGACATGCTCACGGGGAGTTACTGA
- a CDS encoding pyridoxamine 5'-phosphate oxidase family protein, whose protein sequence is MDFFPALTDDHRAFVARQPVFFVATAAEGARINLSPKGMDSFRVLDAKTVAYLDVGGSGNETNAHLGADGRITIMFCAFDQPALIFRIYGRGRAVLPQDAEWADLYAQFTPLPGTRQIFVIAVDEVQTSCGWGVPFMTLERERQTLSKYHARQTEAERVEELAGPTESIDGLPVRLATVLPQGAGEWA, encoded by the coding sequence ATGGACTTCTTCCCCGCGCTTACCGACGATCACCGCGCGTTCGTCGCGCGGCAGCCGGTGTTCTTCGTCGCGACGGCCGCCGAGGGCGCGCGGATCAATCTCAGTCCCAAGGGCATGGACAGTTTCCGCGTGCTCGATGCGAAGACGGTCGCGTATCTCGACGTCGGCGGTTCCGGGAACGAGACCAACGCGCATCTGGGCGCGGACGGACGCATCACGATCATGTTCTGCGCGTTCGACCAGCCGGCGCTGATTTTCCGGATCTATGGCAGGGGTCGCGCGGTGTTGCCGCAGGATGCCGAGTGGGCGGACCTGTACGCGCAGTTCACCCCGTTGCCGGGGACGCGACAGATCTTCGTGATCGCGGTAGACGAGGTGCAGACGAGTTGCGGGTGGGGGGTGCCGTTCATGACGCTGGAACGCGAGCGGCAGACCTTGTCGAAATACCATGCGAGGCAGACCGAGGCCGAGCGGGTCGAGGAACTGGCCGGGCCGACCGAGAGCATCGACGGATTGCCGGTGCGGCTTGCGACCGTCCTGCCGCAGGGGGCCGGCGAATGGGCCTAG
- a CDS encoding PhoH family protein, with the protein MSRKPVPAQSGDRARVELLFDKPQLLVRLFGQYDQNLVALENRLGVYITARGNKIGLEGTAEQVAKARDVLHDLYARIQRGEDVDTGLVDASIAMADEPVLEGIIRADAGGGGAPPIMIRTRKKTIVPRTPAQAHYMRELANNDMIFALGPAGTGKTYVAVAQAVQQLITGSVQRLILSRPAVEAGERLGFLPGDMKEKVDPYLRPLYDALYDCLPAEQVERRIASGEIEVAPIAFMRGRTLADAFVILDEAQNTTPAQMKMFLTRFGQNSRMVICGDPKQVDIPGGVAASGLADAVTRLEGVESISMCRFTVGDVVRHPIVGRVVAAYEGTDA; encoded by the coding sequence ATGAGCCGTAAACCCGTTCCCGCCCAGTCCGGTGACCGCGCCCGTGTCGAGCTGCTGTTCGACAAGCCCCAATTGCTCGTCCGGCTCTTCGGCCAGTACGACCAGAACCTGGTAGCGCTCGAGAATCGCCTCGGCGTCTACATCACCGCACGAGGGAACAAGATCGGCCTGGAGGGGACCGCCGAACAGGTCGCCAAGGCCCGCGACGTGCTCCACGACCTCTACGCCCGCATCCAGCGCGGCGAAGACGTTGACACCGGCCTGGTCGACGCGTCGATCGCGATGGCCGACGAGCCCGTGCTCGAAGGCATCATCCGCGCCGATGCCGGCGGCGGCGGCGCCCCTCCGATCATGATCCGGACGCGTAAGAAGACGATCGTCCCGCGTACCCCCGCGCAGGCGCACTACATGCGCGAGCTCGCCAACAACGACATGATCTTCGCACTCGGGCCGGCAGGTACGGGCAAGACCTATGTAGCGGTTGCGCAGGCGGTGCAGCAGCTCATCACCGGCAGCGTCCAGCGCCTCATCCTGTCACGCCCTGCAGTCGAGGCGGGCGAACGTCTCGGCTTCCTCCCCGGCGACATGAAGGAGAAGGTCGATCCCTACCTCCGCCCGCTCTACGACGCGCTCTACGACTGCCTCCCCGCCGAGCAGGTCGAACGCCGTATCGCATCAGGCGAGATCGAGGTCGCACCGATCGCCTTCATGCGCGGCCGTACGCTCGCCGATGCGTTCGTGATCCTCGACGAGGCGCAGAACACCACGCCTGCGCAGATGAAGATGTTCCTCACCCGCTTCGGCCAGAACAGCCGCATGGTGATCTGCGGCGATCCGAAGCAGGTCGACATCCCCGGCGGCGTCGCCGCTTCCGGTCTCGCGGATGCCGTCACGCGGCTGGAGGGGGTGGAGAGCATCTCCATGTGCCGCTTCACCGTCGGCGACGTCGTCCGCCATCCGATCGTCGGCCGCGTCGTCGCGGCCTACGAAGGCACCGATGCTTGA
- a CDS encoding NifU family protein, whose translation MLIETESTPNPSTLKFLPGRAVMDAGTRDFATPEEAETSPLAEAIFNLGDVTGVFFGRDFVSVTAAPGVAWSDLKPDVLAILLDHFSAAMPLFKPARAGFSVPSDEPALSDDPADADIVAQIRELIDTRVRPAVANDGGDIVYRGFDKGKVFLQLQGACAGCPSSSATLKNGIEQLLKYYVPEVTEVRAV comes from the coding sequence ATGCTGATCGAAACGGAATCCACCCCGAACCCCTCGACGTTGAAGTTCCTGCCGGGACGCGCCGTCATGGACGCCGGCACGCGCGACTTCGCCACCCCCGAGGAGGCCGAGACCAGTCCGCTGGCTGAGGCGATCTTCAATCTCGGCGACGTGACCGGCGTGTTCTTCGGCCGCGATTTCGTATCGGTGACCGCCGCGCCGGGCGTCGCCTGGTCGGACCTCAAGCCCGACGTGCTCGCGATCCTGCTCGATCACTTCTCCGCCGCGATGCCGCTGTTCAAGCCCGCCCGCGCCGGTTTCTCGGTCCCGTCGGACGAGCCCGCGCTGTCGGACGATCCCGCTGATGCCGACATCGTCGCGCAGATCCGCGAACTCATCGACACGCGCGTCCGCCCGGCGGTGGCGAACGACGGCGGCGACATCGTCTATCGCGGCTTCGACAAGGGCAAGGTGTTCCTCCAGCTCCAGGGCGCCTGCGCCGGCTGCCCGTCGTCGAGCGCGACGCTTAAGAACGGCATCGAGCAGCTCCTCAAATACTACGTCCCCGAAGTCACCGAAGTGCGAGCCGTCTGA
- a CDS encoding PQQ-dependent sugar dehydrogenase has protein sequence MRKHILIVLGLILLVIAAGVTYVAWPDTAELSVDQVAGKLPKITDPRIQTIPTVKVAKVVGWQNGAMPTPAAGLRVQPFATGLDHPRWIYRLPNGDVLVAETNSPPREGGGITGWVMKVLMGRAGAGVPSANRITLLRDANGDGVAETKSVFMTGLNSPFGMTLLDGQLYIGNTDALVRVPYTDGATKIAAKPELVIKLNPAGNHWARNVITAADGKTLYVGVGSSSNIAENGMDAEKYRANILQVWPKDKNWRIYAAGLRNPNGMAINPRSGGLWTVVNERDQLGSDLAPDYLTQVEFGDHFGWPWYYWGGYPDTRVEPKNPALQQYSKRPDYALGPHVAALGLTFSADAKLGTRFGNGAFVGEHGSWNRKPVSGYKVAYIPFGDTGFPAANAKPVDVLAGFLNKDGDAQGRPVGVITDKTGGLLVADDVGNVIWRVSAAQ, from the coding sequence ATGCGCAAACACATCCTCATCGTCCTCGGACTGATCCTGCTCGTGATCGCGGCGGGCGTCACCTATGTCGCGTGGCCTGACACCGCCGAATTGTCGGTCGACCAGGTCGCGGGCAAGCTGCCCAAGATCACCGATCCCCGCATCCAGACGATCCCGACCGTCAAGGTCGCGAAGGTCGTCGGGTGGCAAAACGGCGCGATGCCGACGCCTGCCGCCGGGCTGAGGGTCCAGCCATTCGCGACCGGGCTCGACCATCCGCGCTGGATTTACCGCCTGCCCAATGGCGACGTGCTCGTTGCCGAGACCAATTCGCCCCCGCGCGAAGGCGGCGGGATCACTGGCTGGGTGATGAAGGTGCTGATGGGCCGCGCCGGTGCGGGCGTGCCCTCGGCGAACCGCATCACGCTGCTGCGCGACGCGAACGGCGACGGCGTCGCGGAGACGAAGTCGGTGTTCATGACCGGGCTGAACTCGCCGTTCGGCATGACCCTGCTCGACGGCCAGCTCTATATCGGCAACACCGACGCGCTCGTCCGCGTCCCCTACACCGACGGCGCAACCAAGATCGCCGCCAAGCCCGAACTTGTCATTAAACTCAACCCCGCCGGCAACCACTGGGCCCGCAACGTCATCACGGCCGCAGACGGCAAGACGCTGTACGTCGGCGTCGGATCGTCGTCGAACATCGCCGAGAACGGCATGGACGCGGAGAAATACCGCGCCAACATCCTGCAGGTCTGGCCGAAGGACAAGAACTGGCGGATCTACGCCGCTGGCCTGCGCAACCCGAACGGCATGGCGATCAACCCCAGGTCGGGCGGCCTGTGGACGGTCGTCAACGAGCGCGACCAGCTCGGCTCCGATCTCGCACCCGACTACCTGACCCAGGTCGAGTTCGGCGATCACTTCGGCTGGCCCTGGTATTATTGGGGCGGCTATCCCGACACGCGAGTCGAGCCGAAGAACCCCGCGCTCCAGCAATATTCGAAACGCCCCGACTACGCGCTCGGACCGCACGTCGCCGCGCTCGGCCTGACCTTCTCGGCCGATGCGAAGCTTGGCACGCGCTTTGGAAACGGTGCGTTCGTTGGCGAGCACGGCTCATGGAACCGCAAACCGGTCTCCGGCTACAAGGTCGCCTACATCCCGTTCGGCGACACCGGCTTCCCGGCTGCCAACGCAAAGCCAGTGGACGTGCTGGCCGGGTTCCTGAACAAGGACGGCGACGCACAAGGCCGCCCCGTCGGCGTCATCACCGACAAGACCGGCGGGCTGCTGGTCGCGGACGATGTCGGCAACGTGATCTGGCGGGTCAGCGCGGCGCAATAA
- a CDS encoding malonic semialdehyde reductase — protein sequence MRQKLDDSVLDTVFRDARTYNGFTDEPVAESELHAIWDLMKWGPTSANQLPARLIWVVSDEAKQKLAEACSAQNQPKILNAPVSVIIGMDTNFHEHLPELFPHADAKSWFDGNAELREASAFRNSSLQGAYFIIAARMLGLDTGPMSGFDAGKVDAAFFHDTPAVRTNFISTLGHGDPATIYARSPRPDFTKFNTIA from the coding sequence ATGCGCCAGAAACTCGACGATAGCGTCCTCGACACCGTCTTCCGCGACGCCCGCACCTATAACGGCTTCACCGACGAGCCCGTCGCCGAGAGCGAGCTGCACGCGATCTGGGACCTCATGAAGTGGGGCCCGACGTCCGCCAACCAGCTCCCCGCGCGCCTGATCTGGGTGGTCAGCGACGAGGCCAAGCAGAAGCTTGCCGAGGCGTGCAGCGCGCAGAACCAGCCGAAGATCCTGAACGCCCCCGTATCGGTGATCATCGGCATGGACACCAATTTCCACGAACACCTGCCCGAGCTGTTCCCGCACGCCGACGCCAAGTCTTGGTTCGACGGCAATGCCGAACTGCGCGAGGCGTCGGCGTTCCGCAACTCGTCGTTGCAGGGTGCGTATTTCATCATCGCCGCGCGGATGCTCGGGCTCGATACCGGGCCGATGTCAGGCTTCGACGCGGGCAAGGTCGACGCGGCGTTCTTTCACGACACGCCGGCGGTGCGGACGAATTTCATCTCGACGCTCGGCCACGGCGATCCCGCGACGATCTACGCCCGCTCGCCGCGCCCCGACTTCACGAAGTTCAACACGATAGCCTGA
- the ybeY gene encoding rRNA maturation RNase YbeY: MIVVELSQESPWPDHDWDSLALRAATAAIERTPHGELLTGAATVEISIRLASDDEVHTLNNQYRQKDKPTNVLSFPMVQSDLLATISQNSDDGEVLLGDIILAHGVCVAEAAERNISVEDHAMHLMVHGTLHLLGYDHIDDDEADGMEQIERDALAALGLHDPYLITED, translated from the coding sequence ATGATTGTAGTCGAGCTTTCCCAAGAATCGCCCTGGCCTGACCATGACTGGGACTCGCTAGCCCTGCGCGCCGCGACGGCGGCGATCGAGCGGACCCCCCACGGCGAACTGCTGACCGGTGCTGCGACCGTCGAGATCTCGATCCGGCTCGCGTCTGACGATGAGGTCCACACGCTCAACAACCAGTATCGCCAGAAGGACAAACCGACCAACGTCCTGTCCTTCCCGATGGTCCAGTCCGACCTGCTCGCCACGATCAGCCAGAATTCGGACGACGGCGAGGTCCTGCTCGGCGACATCATCCTCGCGCACGGCGTCTGCGTGGCCGAGGCCGCCGAACGCAATATCTCGGTCGAGGATCATGCGATGCATCTGATGGTGCACGGCACGCTGCATCTGCTAGGCTATGATCACATCGACGACGACGAAGCCGATGGCATGGAGCAGATCGAACGCGACGCGCTCGCTGCACTCGGCCTACACGACCCCTATTTGATAACAGAGGACTGA
- a CDS encoding hemolysin family protein, producing MADGPNAGNGDSTDSIWRGLKGLIFGTPDESLRDQLEDAIDRHEGDPAPDAVGDLTPLERQMVRNLLHFGERDAGDVGVPRADIVAVEEDTSFANLVQLFAEAGHSRLPVYREKLDTIIGMVHIKDVFNILATGAEHPASIADLIREPLYVPMSRGALDLLADMRQKRVHLAVVLDEYFGTEGLVTIEDLIEEIVGDIEDEHDDAPEALLVPIDGGAWDADARAELEDVAQLIDARLAEADGDVDTLGGLAALLAGHVPQIGECVDHPSGWRFEITEADERRINRLRLHPPVVPIEEDD from the coding sequence ATGGCCGATGGCCCCAATGCCGGAAACGGCGATAGTACCGACAGTATCTGGCGCGGGCTGAAAGGCCTGATCTTCGGTACCCCCGACGAATCGCTGCGGGATCAGTTGGAGGACGCGATCGACCGGCACGAGGGCGATCCCGCTCCCGATGCGGTCGGCGATCTCACCCCGCTCGAACGTCAGATGGTCCGCAACCTGCTGCATTTCGGCGAACGCGATGCCGGCGACGTCGGTGTGCCGCGCGCCGATATCGTCGCGGTCGAGGAAGACACCAGCTTCGCCAACTTGGTCCAGCTCTTCGCGGAGGCCGGTCACAGCCGCCTGCCGGTGTACCGCGAAAAGCTCGATACGATCATCGGCATGGTCCACATCAAGGACGTCTTCAACATCCTCGCCACGGGTGCGGAACACCCTGCGTCGATCGCCGACCTGATCCGCGAGCCGCTCTACGTCCCCATGTCGCGAGGCGCGCTCGATCTGCTGGCCGACATGCGTCAGAAGCGCGTCCATCTCGCGGTCGTCCTCGACGAATATTTCGGTACCGAAGGGCTCGTCACGATCGAGGACCTGATCGAGGAAATCGTCGGCGATATCGAGGACGAGCATGACGACGCACCGGAAGCGTTGCTCGTGCCGATCGACGGCGGCGCATGGGACGCCGACGCGCGCGCGGAGTTGGAAGACGTCGCGCAACTGATCGACGCGCGTCTCGCGGAAGCGGACGGCGATGTCGACACGCTCGGTGGGCTCGCGGCGTTGCTCGCCGGGCACGTGCCGCAGATCGGCGAATGCGTCGATCACCCCAGCGGCTGGAGGTTCGAGATCACCGAGGCCGACGAACGGCGCATCAACCGCCTTCGCCTGCACCCTCCGGTGGTTCCGATCGAGGAGGACGACTGA
- the tsaB gene encoding tRNA (adenosine(37)-N6)-threonylcarbamoyltransferase complex dimerization subunit type 1 TsaB, translated as MRTLVIETSTTACSVALLQDGAMIARAHEVVGRGHAERLIPMIAELPNGGRADRIIVDCGPGSFTGVRVGIAAARGLALGWSAEIAGFSSLPLIAAAGFANRLTDDIAVVMEGGHGEVFMQAFAADLSPRSDMVSLKPAAALAALAGRRAVGNGVRWLAALDDTIDLTEALPDAASAILLPPELTTLAPSPIYGRAPDAKPSVPK; from the coding sequence GTGCGCACTTTAGTCATCGAAACATCCACCACCGCCTGCTCGGTAGCCCTCCTCCAAGACGGCGCCATGATCGCCCGCGCGCACGAAGTCGTCGGCCGCGGCCATGCCGAGCGCCTAATCCCGATGATCGCCGAGCTCCCCAACGGTGGCCGAGCCGACCGCATCATCGTCGATTGCGGCCCCGGCAGCTTCACCGGCGTCCGCGTCGGCATCGCCGCCGCCCGCGGGCTCGCGCTCGGCTGGAGTGCGGAGATTGCCGGTTTCTCCTCCCTCCCCCTCATCGCCGCCGCCGGTTTCGCCAACCGATTAACCGACGATATTGCGGTCGTGATGGAAGGGGGCCATGGCGAGGTCTTCATGCAAGCCTTTGCCGCCGATCTGTCGCCGCGATCCGACATGGTATCGCTGAAGCCCGCCGCCGCGCTCGCCGCGCTGGCAGGACGGCGCGCAGTCGGCAACGGCGTCCGCTGGCTCGCCGCACTCGACGACACGATCGACCTGACCGAAGCGCTCCCGGACGCAGCCTCCGCGATCCTGCTCCCGCCAGAACTGACCACGCTCGCACCAAGCCCGATCTACGGCCGCGCGCCCGACGCCAAACCCTCGGTCCCGAAATAA
- a CDS encoding GNAT family N-acetyltransferase translates to MATRQVATRAVSLRTGDARDLAIVDTLMTEAFDPRYGEAWTRSQCLGVLALTGVHLTLAFVDDVPAGFTMTRTVADEAELLLIAVAPDYRRRGVGTALIRAAIAECSVGAIAKLHLEVRAGNDAVKIYGAHGFTKVGERRAYYRGKTGVAYDAHTYSRVING, encoded by the coding sequence ATGGCCACCCGCCAAGTCGCGACCCGCGCCGTCTCCCTCCGCACCGGCGACGCGCGCGATCTCGCGATCGTCGACACGTTGATGACCGAGGCGTTCGACCCGCGCTACGGCGAGGCGTGGACGCGCAGCCAGTGCCTCGGCGTACTCGCGCTCACCGGCGTCCACCTCACGCTCGCCTTCGTAGACGATGTCCCCGCCGGTTTCACGATGACCCGCACGGTCGCCGACGAAGCCGAGCTTCTGCTGATCGCGGTAGCCCCCGACTATCGCCGCCGCGGCGTCGGCACGGCCCTTATCCGCGCGGCAATCGCCGAATGCTCGGTCGGCGCCATCGCGAAACTCCACCTCGAAGTCCGCGCGGGCAACGATGCGGTCAAGATTTACGGCGCGCATGGCTTCACCAAGGTCGGCGAGCGCCGCGCCTATTACCGCGGCAAGACCGGCGTCGCGTATGACGCACATACATATTCGCGAGTTATCAACGGTTAA
- a CDS encoding type II toxin-antitoxin system CcdA family antitoxin, which produces MRHDPIATGKRKSVNLSLDTGIVAAAREAGINLSQVSEVAIRAAAKRVQEEKWRDEHRDWIAANNSWIEENGLPLDRYRLA; this is translated from the coding sequence ATGAGACATGATCCCATCGCCACCGGCAAGCGCAAATCAGTCAATCTGTCGCTCGATACCGGTATCGTTGCAGCGGCGCGCGAAGCGGGGATTAATCTGTCGCAGGTCAGTGAAGTCGCGATCCGCGCCGCTGCAAAGCGCGTGCAGGAAGAGAAATGGCGCGACGAGCATCGGGACTGGATCGCGGCGAACAACTCCTGGATCGAGGAGAATGGCCTGCCGCTCGATCGATATCGATTGGCTTGA